One stretch of Chryseobacterium indologenes DNA includes these proteins:
- a CDS encoding MotA/TolQ/ExbB proton channel family protein — protein sequence MEMNVSKNDEQVVARKAGGLNPAVIIPILFAIGVCIYLFVLGSPGNFKDADKLGSGSVAFSSVEGKDIHPESFLGIIYKGGVIVPILITFMITVIVFSFERYFVLGKAAGKGNLDNFVVQVRSLLNQNKIDEAIEECDRQQGSVGNVVKEGLTTYKALAHDNTLNKEQKMVALNKAIEEATTLEMPMLEKNMMILSTLGTVATLVALLGTVIGMIKAFFALGSGGGTPDAAALSTGISEALINTALGIGTSAIAIILYNFFTSKIDGLTYKIDEISMSIQQSFAEFN from the coding sequence ATGGAAATGAATGTTTCAAAAAATGATGAGCAAGTAGTTGCTAGAAAGGCAGGAGGTTTAAATCCAGCTGTTATTATTCCTATTCTATTTGCTATAGGAGTATGTATTTATTTATTCGTTCTTGGTAGCCCAGGAAACTTTAAAGACGCAGACAAACTAGGAAGTGGATCTGTTGCTTTTTCAAGTGTTGAAGGAAAAGACATTCACCCAGAGTCGTTTTTAGGGATTATCTACAAAGGAGGGGTTATTGTACCAATCTTGATTACTTTCATGATTACGGTAATCGTTTTCTCTTTTGAAAGATATTTCGTTCTTGGTAAAGCTGCTGGAAAAGGAAACTTAGACAACTTCGTAGTTCAAGTAAGAAGCTTACTAAACCAAAACAAAATCGACGAAGCTATTGAAGAGTGTGACAGACAACAAGGTTCTGTAGGAAACGTAGTAAAAGAAGGTCTTACTACTTATAAAGCTCTAGCTCACGATAACACATTAAATAAAGAGCAGAAAATGGTAGCGCTTAACAAAGCTATCGAAGAAGCGACAACTCTTGAGATGCCAATGCTTGAGAAAAACATGATGATCCTTTCTACTTTAGGTACAGTTGCAACGTTAGTAGCACTACTAGGAACGGTAATTGGGATGATCAAGGCGTTCTTTGCATTAGGTTCAGGAGGTGGTACTCCAGATGCTGCTGCTCTATCTACAGGTATCTCTGAAGCCTTGATTAACACTGCATTAGGTATTGGTACTTCAGCTATCGCTATTATCCTTTATAACTTCTTTACATCTAAAATTGATGGATTAACTTATAAGATCGAT
- the leuS gene encoding leucine--tRNA ligase produces MFYDHQQIEKKWQKYWEDNQTYKTSNNTDKPKFYVLDMFPYPSGAGLHVGHPLGYIASDIYARYKRHQGFNVLHPVGYDSFGLPAEQYAIQTGQHPAITTEQNINRYEEQLRKIGFSFDWSREVRTSDASYYKWTQWIFIELYHSWYNKNTDKAEAIDTLIKHFEEKGTEGLNANQNDELNFTAEEWVNASDLDKEDILLNYRLAYRAETTVNWCPALGTVLANDEIKDGKSERGGFPVFQKKMMQWSMRISAYSERLLQGLSTLDWPQPLKDSQEYWIGKSQGAQVQFQVESHDEIVEVFTTRPDTIFGATFMVLAPENPLVDTITTDAQKVEVDTYIEETSKKTERDRMSDVKNVSGAFTGSYAINPFSGEKMPIYISDYVLMGYGTGAVMAVPAHDERDHRFAKKFNLEIKKVVETEDDVQENAFDSKDSVCVNSDFLNGLNYNDAKSKIISEIEKKGIGHGTTNYRQRDAIFSRQRYWGEPVPIYYKEGMPYTLPVSALPLELPEVEKYLPTEDGDPPLGNAKTFAWDEVNKKVVATDLIDDQTIFPLELSTMPGWAGSSWYFLRYMDPQNDGEFSAKNLSDYWGQVDLYIGGSEHATGHLLYSRFWNMFLKDRGYINHDEPFQKLINQGMILGMSAFVYRIDGTNQYVSKNLASQYQTQQIHVDVSLLKGTSDELDTEAFKAWRPDYADAEFILEDGKYITDREVEKMSKSKYNVVNPDDICEEYGADGLRLYEMFLGPLEQSKPWNTQGLSGVYGFLKKFWNLYFNGDVFEVSDEEPTKAEYKVLHTLIKKVVYDIENFSFNTSVSSFMIAVNELQKLKCNKRNILEPLAVIISPYAPHICEELWSLLGHNESIEFEKFPALNEDYLIEDEIEYPVSVNGKMKFKISLSAQLSAKEVEDLVISNEKMQQILEGKTPKKIIVVPHRIVNIVI; encoded by the coding sequence GTGTTTTACGATCATCAGCAGATAGAAAAAAAGTGGCAGAAATACTGGGAGGATAATCAAACCTATAAAACTTCCAACAATACCGATAAACCTAAATTTTATGTACTCGATATGTTTCCGTACCCATCCGGAGCGGGACTTCACGTAGGGCATCCACTGGGATACATTGCGTCAGATATTTATGCGAGATATAAAAGACACCAAGGGTTTAACGTTCTCCACCCGGTAGGTTATGACAGCTTCGGACTTCCTGCTGAGCAGTATGCGATTCAGACGGGACAGCATCCGGCCATCACTACAGAACAAAATATCAACAGATACGAAGAACAGTTAAGAAAAATAGGATTTTCATTTGATTGGAGCAGAGAAGTAAGAACTTCTGATGCTTCTTATTATAAGTGGACCCAGTGGATTTTTATCGAATTGTATCATTCTTGGTATAATAAAAATACAGATAAGGCAGAAGCTATTGATACCTTAATCAAACATTTTGAAGAAAAAGGTACTGAGGGATTAAATGCCAATCAAAACGATGAACTGAATTTCACTGCAGAAGAATGGGTTAATGCTTCTGATCTTGATAAAGAAGATATCTTATTAAACTATCGTCTTGCCTACAGAGCAGAGACTACAGTGAACTGGTGCCCTGCGTTGGGAACCGTTTTAGCAAATGATGAGATAAAAGACGGAAAATCTGAAAGAGGAGGATTCCCTGTATTCCAAAAGAAAATGATGCAGTGGAGTATGAGAATTTCTGCGTATTCTGAAAGATTATTACAAGGCCTTTCTACATTAGACTGGCCACAGCCGTTGAAAGACTCTCAGGAATACTGGATCGGAAAATCTCAGGGAGCTCAGGTGCAGTTTCAGGTAGAAAGCCATGATGAAATCGTTGAGGTTTTCACTACAAGACCTGACACAATCTTTGGCGCAACCTTTATGGTATTGGCACCGGAAAACCCTTTAGTAGATACAATTACTACAGATGCTCAAAAAGTAGAAGTAGACACATATATAGAAGAAACTTCCAAAAAGACGGAGAGAGACAGAATGTCTGACGTGAAAAACGTGAGTGGCGCTTTCACAGGAAGTTACGCCATCAATCCGTTCAGTGGAGAAAAAATGCCAATCTATATTTCAGATTATGTATTGATGGGATATGGAACGGGAGCTGTAATGGCTGTCCCTGCACATGACGAACGTGACCACAGATTTGCAAAGAAGTTTAATCTGGAAATTAAAAAAGTTGTAGAAACAGAAGATGACGTTCAGGAAAATGCTTTTGATTCTAAAGATTCGGTTTGTGTAAACTCAGATTTCCTAAACGGATTAAATTACAACGATGCCAAGTCAAAAATAATTTCTGAAATTGAAAAGAAAGGTATCGGTCATGGAACTACGAACTACAGACAACGTGATGCTATTTTCTCAAGACAGCGTTATTGGGGAGAACCGGTTCCTATATATTATAAGGAAGGAATGCCATATACGTTGCCGGTTTCTGCATTACCGCTGGAACTTCCTGAAGTTGAAAAATATTTACCAACCGAAGATGGAGATCCACCACTAGGAAATGCTAAAACATTTGCATGGGATGAGGTAAACAAGAAAGTAGTCGCTACAGACTTAATTGATGACCAAACGATCTTCCCATTAGAATTATCTACTATGCCGGGTTGGGCTGGAAGCTCATGGTATTTCCTTAGATATATGGATCCGCAGAATGATGGTGAATTCAGTGCAAAGAATCTTTCAGATTATTGGGGACAGGTAGACCTATATATAGGAGGTAGTGAGCACGCAACCGGTCACTTATTGTATTCCCGTTTCTGGAACATGTTCTTAAAAGACAGAGGGTATATCAATCACGATGAGCCTTTCCAAAAATTAATCAACCAGGGAATGATCCTTGGAATGAGTGCTTTTGTGTACAGAATTGATGGTACTAATCAATATGTGTCTAAAAATTTAGCAAGCCAATATCAGACTCAGCAGATTCATGTTGATGTATCCTTATTAAAAGGAACCTCTGATGAATTGGATACTGAAGCTTTCAAAGCATGGAGACCAGACTATGCTGATGCAGAATTTATTTTGGAAGATGGAAAATACATCACAGACCGTGAAGTAGAAAAAATGTCCAAGTCTAAATATAATGTAGTAAACCCGGATGATATCTGTGAAGAATACGGAGCAGACGGATTAAGACTATATGAAATGTTCCTAGGTCCATTAGAGCAATCCAAGCCTTGGAATACCCAAGGGCTAAGTGGAGTATATGGTTTCCTTAAAAAATTCTGGAACCTTTATTTCAACGGAGATGTATTTGAAGTTTCTGACGAAGAACCTACTAAAGCAGAATATAAAGTTTTGCATACCCTAATAAAGAAAGTAGTTTACGATATTGAAAATTTCTCTTTCAATACTTCCGTATCATCTTTTATGATTGCGGTGAATGAGCTTCAGAAATTAAAATGCAACAAACGCAATATTTTGGAACCATTAGCCGTTATCATCTCTCCTTATGCTCCTCATATCTGTGAAGAACTATGGAGTTTATTAGGACATAATGAATCTATCGAATTCGAGAAGTTTCCAGCATTAAACGAAGATTATCTGATCGAGGATGAAATTGAATATCCGGTAAGCGTAAATGGTAAAATGAAGTTCAAAATTTCTCTTTCAGCTCAATTATCTGCTAAGGAAGTAGAAGATTTGGTGATTTCAAATGAGAAAATGCAACAGATTTTGGAGGGTAAAACCCCTAAAAAAATCATTGTAGTCCCTCACCGTATTGTGAATATCGTAATTTAA
- a CDS encoding lipocalin family protein: MKKLALLFLGVSLLVTTGCNNSNDIVIDEPVIGLWQPVKEVVTTVEVGEQPISDVITYTDCQKQSRWWFSTEITGKRIDVEDPTSGTACNILPDKNFTYTYDKSGKTLQIKYQGVVAPVNTKVMTLDATTLNLSIREETEDPTIYKTRTITFKRVNPQS, translated from the coding sequence ATGAAGAAATTAGCACTACTATTTTTAGGTGTATCATTATTGGTAACTACCGGCTGTAATAATAGCAACGATATTGTTATAGATGAACCAGTTATTGGGCTCTGGCAACCGGTAAAAGAGGTGGTTACTACCGTTGAGGTAGGTGAGCAACCAATTTCAGATGTGATTACGTATACTGACTGCCAGAAACAATCCAGATGGTGGTTCAGTACGGAAATAACCGGGAAAAGAATAGATGTGGAAGATCCTACTTCGGGTACAGCCTGCAATATTTTACCTGATAAAAACTTCACTTATACGTATGATAAAAGTGGTAAAACTCTTCAGATCAAATACCAGGGAGTGGTAGCACCGGTGAATACAAAAGTTATGACACTGGATGCCACTACACTCAATTTATCAATAAGAGAAGAAACCGAAGATCCTACAATATACAAAACAAGAACTATTACTTTTAAAAGGGTAAACCCTCAATCTTAA
- a CDS encoding acyltransferase family protein, whose amino-acid sequence MQAITKNNFDFIRVLLAFIVFVGHLGALSASEKLSFLTHSPVEVAVFSFFIVSGFLIARSYERSSSLKSYAKKRFNRIVPAYLLVVFLCATLLSFVSTLPFSEYFSNTQVYKYLFWNSIFLNFKAPWLPGVFGNQAVNGALWTLKIEMCFYMAVPLMFLLFGKNNKYRTISLIVLYFLSLVYLNYFEMTGKAALSRQLPGSLCYFIGGMLLYFHFDKFIQYKKVLFIIAIVTVWIDLIFEIKLFSPMMISIIVLYIAYSFKFLNNFGKYGDFTYGIYIFHFPIIRVFATLGLFADYNPYLMSVVCMFVVIGVGIASWHLYEKRFL is encoded by the coding sequence ATGCAAGCTATAACGAAAAACAATTTTGACTTCATCCGTGTTCTCCTCGCTTTTATTGTCTTCGTTGGACATTTGGGTGCTTTAAGTGCTTCTGAAAAGCTTTCTTTTTTAACGCATAGCCCTGTTGAAGTTGCTGTTTTTTCGTTTTTTATTGTGAGTGGTTTCTTAATTGCAAGAAGCTACGAAAGGTCTTCCAGCCTAAAAAGCTATGCTAAAAAAAGATTCAATAGGATTGTTCCTGCTTATTTACTTGTTGTATTTCTTTGTGCTACATTATTAAGTTTCGTCAGCACTTTACCTTTCTCTGAATATTTTAGCAATACACAGGTATATAAATATTTGTTCTGGAATTCTATATTCCTCAACTTTAAAGCTCCCTGGCTTCCGGGTGTATTTGGAAATCAAGCTGTAAACGGAGCCTTATGGACGCTTAAAATTGAAATGTGTTTTTATATGGCCGTACCGCTGATGTTTTTACTGTTTGGAAAAAATAATAAATACCGCACCATCAGCCTGATTGTCCTATATTTCCTTTCCCTCGTTTATCTCAATTATTTTGAAATGACTGGAAAAGCAGCACTTTCAAGACAACTTCCGGGTTCATTATGCTATTTTATCGGAGGGATGCTTCTGTATTTTCATTTTGATAAATTTATTCAGTATAAAAAAGTTCTTTTCATCATTGCTATTGTTACGGTTTGGATTGATCTTATTTTTGAAATAAAACTATTCTCTCCCATGATGATTAGTATTATTGTTCTGTACATTGCTTATTCCTTCAAGTTCCTGAATAATTTTGGAAAATATGGGGATTTCACTTACGGAATTTACATCTTCCACTTTCCTATCATCAGGGTATTTGCGACTTTGGGACTCTTTGCAGACTACAATCCTTATCTTATGAGTGTGGTGTGTATGTTTGTGGTTATTGGAGTAGGAATTGCTTCATGGCACCTCTATGAAAAAAGATTTTTATAA
- a CDS encoding glycosyltransferase family 2 protein, which translates to MKDLVSIITPCYNSADFIEETIQSVLNQTYENWEWLITDDLSKDNTVEMIRKHNDPRIKLQVLEKNGGAGNARNKSLERAQGRYIAFLDSDDFWYPEYLETMTGYMQEHNAELVYCNYSRCDEQLQPILKDFLADKVVTFSNLLKTCRLAPVSTMYDTKRVGKFLFPVKSKREDHVMWLNLLKVIPEGMPINKTMAKYRMRENSVSRKKKNIIKDQYLVYKDFMGFSTLKSLYYTANWAINGFMKYSKIFN; encoded by the coding sequence ATGAAAGACCTGGTCTCCATTATTACTCCTTGCTACAATTCAGCTGATTTTATAGAAGAAACAATACAATCTGTCCTTAACCAAACCTATGAAAACTGGGAATGGCTGATTACTGATGATCTTTCTAAAGACAATACGGTTGAGATGATCAGAAAACACAACGATCCAAGAATAAAACTTCAGGTTCTGGAGAAAAACGGGGGTGCAGGAAATGCAAGAAATAAAAGTCTTGAAAGAGCTCAGGGCCGGTATATTGCCTTTCTGGATTCTGATGACTTCTGGTATCCCGAATATCTTGAGACTATGACAGGTTATATGCAGGAACATAATGCTGAACTTGTATACTGCAATTACTCGAGATGTGACGAACAGCTTCAACCTATTTTAAAGGATTTTCTTGCTGATAAAGTTGTTACTTTCTCTAATCTGCTGAAGACATGCCGACTGGCTCCTGTTTCTACGATGTACGATACCAAAAGGGTTGGAAAGTTTCTTTTCCCGGTAAAAAGCAAGCGTGAAGACCATGTAATGTGGCTCAATCTGCTGAAAGTAATTCCAGAAGGAATGCCTATCAATAAAACAATGGCAAAATACAGGATGCGTGAAAACAGTGTTTCCAGAAAGAAAAAAAACATTATCAAAGACCAGTATCTGGTGTATAAAGACTTTATGGGATTCTCTACATTAAAATCATTGTATTATACAGCAAACTGGGCTATCAACGGATTCATGAAATATTCAAAAATATTCAATTAA
- a CDS encoding deoxyuridine 5'-triphosphate nucleotidohydrolase has product MEYSKEFKAALSAFSSTEKDKLIFRLLRKDKLLSKKLYFELIDPETTDDKRNAMEQNVEEKIILASKYIGNTKYFLTIIRKISAEVTEHIKITTDKFGEVSLNLLMVDKILDYNNDLSRQRFDNVYKLYIYIINKLFKSLTLIKKLDEDYWMEFDDLLRPIQQKISENHYLQKLCINNGLDLNWFESDSIPEDIDQIMKNIKSQGFLR; this is encoded by the coding sequence ATGGAGTATTCAAAAGAGTTTAAAGCAGCGTTGAGTGCTTTTTCCAGTACAGAGAAGGATAAACTAATTTTCAGACTCCTGAGAAAGGATAAATTATTATCAAAGAAACTGTATTTCGAACTTATTGACCCGGAAACTACCGACGATAAGAGAAATGCAATGGAACAAAATGTAGAGGAAAAAATTATTTTAGCCTCAAAATATATTGGCAATACTAAATACTTCCTGACCATTATCCGTAAAATCAGTGCAGAAGTTACTGAACACATCAAAATAACAACAGATAAATTCGGGGAAGTTTCACTGAATTTACTGATGGTTGATAAAATTTTAGATTACAATAATGACCTAAGCAGACAACGCTTTGATAATGTGTATAAACTTTATATTTACATCATCAATAAGCTATTCAAATCTCTGACTTTAATTAAGAAACTGGATGAGGATTACTGGATGGAATTTGACGACCTCTTAAGACCCATACAACAAAAGATATCAGAGAATCATTATCTGCAAAAGTTATGCATCAATAACGGTCTTGATCTTAACTGGTTTGAGTCTGACAGCATTCCTGAGGATATTGACCAAATCATGAAGAACATAAAAAGCCAGGGATTTTTAAGATAG
- a CDS encoding 3-deoxy-D-manno-octulosonic acid transferase — MNLLYNIFISLLIFGMKVFSLFNDKTKKGVDGRKQALDKVKSAFSKTDKVIWMHAASLGEYEQGLPVLERLKDQFPDHKILVTFFSPSGYENVIKKKHIADVICYLPFDKVDAVREFVSQFDAKLFFTVKYDYWYNLLAELKKKNTKIYVISALFYERQSFFTSYGKWFVKQLKKDVDWFFHQTQFSLALAKSVGLVKSSVTGDTRFDRVKQLRSRDNHVDYITDFIGDHKAIVFGSSWQVEEKIAEMVSRKNNMVKIIIAPHDLKRVEHLKNIFPQALLYSKIKDNQHLNSASQTLIIDSIGLLSKLYSYADIAVVGGGFHDAGLHNILEAATFGVPVIFGNHYKKNPEADDLISKNGGRSFPDEYTATEFVLFLANEENEEELKEMSENAENFVNEKPDSTEMILQKILS, encoded by the coding sequence TTGAATTTACTTTATAACATATTTATCAGTCTTCTCATTTTTGGAATGAAAGTTTTCTCATTGTTTAATGATAAAACTAAAAAAGGCGTTGATGGTAGAAAACAGGCATTGGATAAGGTGAAATCTGCTTTTTCAAAAACAGATAAAGTAATCTGGATGCATGCAGCTAGCTTGGGAGAATATGAGCAAGGTTTACCTGTACTGGAAAGGCTTAAAGATCAATTTCCAGATCATAAAATTCTTGTTACATTCTTTTCTCCGTCAGGATATGAAAATGTGATTAAAAAGAAACATATTGCGGATGTAATCTGTTATCTTCCATTTGATAAAGTAGATGCTGTCAGAGAGTTTGTATCACAGTTTGATGCTAAACTATTTTTTACGGTGAAGTATGATTACTGGTATAATCTGCTTGCTGAGCTTAAAAAGAAAAATACAAAAATTTATGTAATTTCTGCTTTGTTCTATGAGAGACAGTCCTTTTTTACGTCTTATGGGAAATGGTTCGTAAAGCAGCTTAAGAAGGATGTGGATTGGTTTTTTCATCAGACACAGTTTTCTCTCGCTTTGGCTAAAAGTGTGGGATTAGTGAAGTCTTCCGTAACAGGAGATACACGGTTTGATAGAGTGAAACAGCTTAGAAGCCGTGATAATCATGTGGATTATATTACAGATTTCATAGGCGATCATAAGGCAATTGTTTTTGGAAGCTCATGGCAGGTAGAAGAGAAAATTGCAGAAATGGTTTCCCGTAAAAATAATATGGTCAAAATAATCATTGCTCCTCATGATCTGAAGAGGGTGGAACATTTGAAAAACATCTTTCCCCAAGCATTGTTATATAGCAAAATTAAAGATAATCAGCATTTAAACTCTGCTTCTCAAACCTTAATTATTGATAGTATTGGGTTGCTGTCAAAACTGTATTCCTATGCTGATATAGCTGTCGTAGGCGGAGGTTTTCATGATGCAGGTCTTCATAATATTCTGGAAGCTGCTACATTCGGGGTTCCGGTGATTTTTGGAAATCATTATAAAAAGAATCCTGAAGCAGATGATCTTATCAGCAAGAATGGCGGAAGGTCTTTTCCGGACGAATATACCGCCACAGAATTCGTTTTATTTCTTGCCAATGAAGAAAATGAAGAAGAGCTTAAAGAAATGTCTGAAAATGCAGAAAATTTCGTTAATGAGAAGCCTGATTCCACAGAAATGATCCTGCAAAAGATTCTATCTTAA
- a CDS encoding DUF1648 domain-containing protein — translation MKFSGILLIVNTLLLIVIWVFTGIKYAGLPEIIPTHFDVHGDVDGESGKTAIWVLPCIATFIHLLFIGIKNPNSPLVNVPQSFRNERTLKLYLFSLELPVMILFLDIIVESIRVAEGKQTELSDAVFYILGLLFAVIAIGLIKSLRDSRTKSND, via the coding sequence ATGAAATTTTCCGGCATATTATTAATTGTGAACACCCTTTTACTGATTGTAATCTGGGTTTTTACAGGAATCAAGTATGCTGGGTTACCTGAAATTATCCCTACTCATTTTGATGTTCATGGAGATGTAGATGGAGAATCCGGGAAAACTGCAATTTGGGTTTTGCCATGCATTGCTACTTTTATTCATCTCCTTTTTATTGGAATAAAAAATCCAAATTCACCGCTTGTGAATGTGCCTCAAAGTTTCCGCAATGAAAGAACACTGAAACTATATCTGTTTTCTCTGGAACTTCCTGTAATGATACTGTTTCTTGATATCATTGTTGAAAGTATCCGTGTTGCAGAAGGAAAACAGACAGAGCTTAGTGATGCTGTTTTCTATATTTTAGGATTATTGTTTGCTGTAATTGCCATAGGACTCATAAAATCACTTCGGGATAGTAGAACAAAATCAAACGACTAG
- a CDS encoding C40 family peptidase codes for MNKGICIVTVAPVRAEGSDKAEIVTEILFGESVDILEVNKNWTKIKMHYDGYEGWMDTKQLKMVTDEELANRKVTVVTEDFSSVLTKDGKTLLSMGSEVEFPVVASRRSHDVRESVALTAKEFLNVPYLWGGKSFFAVDCSGFTQLVYKVHGIKIPRDASQQAEVGEDLTFVEETKPGDLAFFENAEGKIIHVGIMLENQKIIHASGKVRIDTLDSTGIFNEEMNKHTHKLRVLKSVI; via the coding sequence ATGAATAAAGGAATTTGTATTGTAACAGTAGCACCCGTGAGAGCAGAAGGTTCTGACAAGGCAGAGATTGTTACAGAAATATTGTTTGGGGAAAGTGTAGATATTTTAGAAGTGAATAAAAACTGGACTAAAATAAAAATGCACTATGATGGCTATGAAGGTTGGATGGATACCAAGCAGCTAAAAATGGTAACGGATGAAGAACTGGCGAATAGAAAAGTGACTGTCGTTACAGAAGATTTTTCCTCTGTTTTGACGAAGGATGGTAAAACTTTACTATCTATGGGATCTGAAGTAGAATTCCCTGTGGTAGCCTCAAGAAGAAGTCATGATGTAAGAGAAAGTGTAGCACTTACGGCTAAAGAATTCCTTAATGTACCTTATTTATGGGGTGGTAAAAGCTTTTTCGCGGTAGACTGCTCCGGATTTACCCAGTTGGTGTATAAAGTTCATGGGATTAAGATTCCAAGAGATGCTTCACAGCAGGCTGAAGTAGGAGAAGATCTTACTTTTGTGGAAGAAACAAAGCCTGGAGACTTAGCCTTCTTTGAAAATGCAGAAGGGAAGATTATTCATGTAGGGATAATGTTAGAAAATCAGAAGATCATTCATGCTTCAGGAAAAGTGAGAATAGATACACTGGATTCTACCGGGATTTTTAATGAAGAAATGAACAAACATACTCATAAGCTGAGAGTTCTTAAAAGCGTTATTTAA